One Littorina saxatilis isolate snail1 linkage group LG11, US_GU_Lsax_2.0, whole genome shotgun sequence genomic window, CATCCACACACTTGATACGCACGTGGTCAATGAACCATGATTCATCTCACCCAAACCTGTAAGGAGGGAATTCACCCTTCAACGGGTATGACTGAGTGATGTCACTGTAACCACAATAAAGAAAGGAGGGGTAAAAGGTTGTGTAGCTTCCCTTCAACCGTCACCGATATGGCTATGCAAGACCGGTGCCAGTGTGTTCCCTGTCTCAGTTTACACAGTGGCCTCCGTGTTTAAAGCTATTTACATGTAGGTCTATCACAGTTAAATAAGGAAGGATGACAGAAAttatgggttggttggttggttggttggttggttggttattattgtttaatATCGTCTTTTCAGCATTCGAGACGATGCAAGTGTTTCCTTTGTCAGATTTCAGGGTAACTTCCATGCTTAAAACAATTTACAATCAGGTCTATCACTGCAAAAAGAAGGTTAACTTGCCTCTTTGAAAATACACGATCATGGTGACAATGGTGGCAATGATGCCTAGGTTGACGCTGATAGTGAAGATACCGAATGGAGTTGTGGCAAAGCTCCCGGTGGAAGCTGATTCACCAACAGGCGGCGTAACTGACGTATCTATCTCTGTGGTAGGTTTCGTATCTAAAATACACAATTGATTTCATACATCAGTAATCTGTTTATATGTGTCAAACGGAACTGTTAAATCCGTTGTCCAGTAAATAAAATAAGGAATCTTTTTGTCAAAGAAGTTGTTAATAATTTGCAGAAAACATTGAACATCGTGTCCCAAGCAGTTTGTGGACTCTCAAATTGAAGGCTTTTCAAATGGGAAAACCGCGACAATGTGTTAACACAACTGTGGATTAAAAACTGAAACATCATCGCAGTATTGACACACTATTGACCCACAGAATATCAAACCTCAGGCATGAGCAAGTTCCAAAATGTTCACTCGCCTTGTAAGTTTCAAAATTGACTAGCCCACAAACAAATTCACTCGCCCACAAAAATGAGTTACCAAAGAACAAAACGATTTTATCCATTCAAACGTGGTGAAAGACGAGCAGTTTTTTTGTAAGCGCCTGTACCAATCGGATCAGTTGAGCGACACGAGCACGCTGGTCTTGCGTTAGCTGGTGCATAGCGTGTCCCCCCTCGGTGTCTTCGACCTTTTTGTTTGAGTTTACCCAACAGACAATCGTCGCTCGGAAAATGATAATACCACAGACCCAACATTTTCACTCGCCAAGTGGGCGATCATTATAAGACTTTCTACTCGCCCACACTCATTTCTGGTCGCCTGTGGCGAGTGAGCGACCGATCTTGCTCATGCCTGAATCTCCTCTCCCATCTTCTCTTTTATGGAGCGTTTAATTACGGACGGGAAGGCTGACATCGATGACGGAAAAAAGCACCACCTGCGGGATAGCCTCCCGAGAACTGCACGTGGTCAGACCCGAAGTCATTGGACAGCTCAAGCCGCCATTGCCGCAGTTCGTCTGTCTTGCCTCTGGTCATTTCAATCCTCACTTCAAAATGAGGCATATGTCCGATCATCATATTTGGTCTGCAAGACgaattttctttttatttaggtTTGATCATAATCTTTGGTATGATTAACACGAGTTAGCCAATTCTTCCAAAGGTtacaagaaaataaataaatacatatgtATGTATACAATAGGCTAATGTCTCGATAGAAATTCTTATTACTCATGATGGATAGAGTAAGCTTACTGTTATGAATCATTGACGATATAATGCTTAACGATAAACCATTCTGCCCATTGGGAAACATGCTCAGGATGTTCCATCTATTACCTCAACCCTTTACTTTAGACGTGGAAATTGCACACAAATCAATGTGGAAGTGGTGACTGTTGAGACTagacaaaatgaaaagaaatgcAACTTTATTACTCTTTAGGAAAAGGTCAACTGTGTTAAATGTTAAAGTTTCGTAAAAACAGTTCGACTCACCCtctcattttgtttgtttgtttgtttgtttgtttgtttgcttaacgcccagccgaccacgaagggccatatcagggctttggcatataacgtgcgccacacacaagacagaagtcgcagcacaggcttcatgtctcacccagtcacattattctgacaccggaccaaccagtcctagcactaaccccataataatgccagacgccaggcggagcagccaatagattgcc contains:
- the LOC138979554 gene encoding uncharacterized protein, which encodes MGETGQSLSTSLLVNCPPEFVNGPTEQQLDSKTVFHFPFKSYTEIIRCQVFEVASSDIFDCTEPNMMIGHMPHFEVRIEMTRGKTDELRQWRLELSNDFGSDHVQFSGGYPADTKPTTEIDTSVTPPVGESASTGSFATTPFGIFTISVNLGIIATIVTMIVYFQRGKLTFFLQ